TTGGCAACGAGAAGCTGTCTAAAAGAAAAGGGCCGGGCAGCCGAGCCCAACCCCTTGATTTACTTTGGCGTCCCCAACCGGATTTGAACCGGTGTTGCCGGCGTGAAAGGCCGGTGTCCTGGACCAGGCTAGACGATGGGGACGCAACTTGTAAATGGGCCGTGCTGGACTCGAACCAGCGACTCTCTGCTTAAAAGGCAGATACTCTACCGACTGAGTTAACGGCCCGCAATGTTTATACATAAACTTTGCAAACTAGTTTGTCAAGGGAGTCTAAAGGCTGTTCGGCTCTTTTTACCGGCCGGTTATTGCTGCGGCTGCCAGGTTTAAGTTGCTCGGGGAAACAGATTTAGATAAATTAGTGCTGGACTCGATCCTGAAGCGACAAGTCAGGCTCATTGACCCACGGCAACAAAAGGTGGGCAGGCTTCTGAATATCCACCTGGATTTTATAAGAGGCTGGCTGGCGGAATAAACTGGGATAACCTAGTCATGAAACGTTTCCTGTTTATTTGCACTCAGAACAGTGCTCGCAGCCTGATGGCCGAAGGACTGGCTAATCACTATCTGAAAGGTCAGGTTGAGGCACAATCGGCCGGTATTGCTCCGGCCGGAGTCAATCCTTTTGCTACTCAGGTCATGGCGGAAATTAGAATTGGCATCTCTGGCCGCCGATCCAAGTACCTGGCTGAACTGGCTGGCCAGGAATTTGATTACGTGATCTCTTTGTGTTCCGGTGCCCAGCAGTGCCCTTTCTATTTCGGTCCCGGTCACCGACTACACCGGGAATTTCCTGACCTCGCGGCTCAGGAAGGTAGTGAGGCCGGCAACATTGCGATTTTTCGGCAGGTCCGGGATGCCCAGCATCAAGAGCTGATTCCCGAACTGGAACAGCTTAGCTCCTCTGCTGAAGAGCCTCAATCCGGGGTATGAA
This genomic window from Deltaproteobacteria bacterium contains:
- a CDS encoding arsenate reductase ArsC; its protein translation is MKRFLFICTQNSARSLMAEGLANHYLKGQVEAQSAGIAPAGVNPFATQVMAEIRIGISGRRSKYLAELAGQEFDYVISLCSGAQQCPFYFGPGHRLHREFPDLAAQEGSEAGNIAIFRQVRDAQHQELIPELEQLSSSAEEPQSGV